The genomic segment TAAGGCGATGGGTGATAGTATGCCGATTATAGTCATTATTGATGAAAATGCGGAGTTCATTAAATTCCTCTCATCATCCTTCGAATCCCTTGAAATCACTATTAGTGAGAGGGGGTATGTTAAACCATGAGGCACACCAAGTATAGCCAAAGAAATGGCGTATAGGTAAATGTTCGGTGAAATAGTCATAATTACTAGGCCCACTATTGTTAGCATTGACATTGATAATGAAGCATACTTAACATCTCTAATAGGTCTTACTGAAATATAGAGCCTAGTGGCGAAGGATGTGGTGAAGAAGGCTGAGAAAAGTAAGTACACTAGTGAATTATTTGCATGGAAGTACTCTATGGCGTATATTCCCCCGAAGGCGGTTAACATGGCGAAGGGTAAACTATACATGGCATTATTGTATATTGCAACCCTGAAGCTGGCTCTACCCCATATTGAGCTTAACTTAAACTTAACTCTGCCAGGCTTCTCCGCTGGGAAGGGTAGTTTGGGGGATAGTAGGATCATTATTGCTGAGAAGACTGAGAAGAATAGGAATACATCCCTGAGGGTGAAGTAACGTAGTATTATTGACTCGATGACTGGGCCTATTGTTAAACTTAAACTAAGGGCAAAGGTATATAACGCTATTACCCTCTCCCTTGTCTCCTGATCCCTCCCTATTATGCTTGATGCCGTTGCAACGTTAGGCATTATTATACCGAGTAGAAAGCCCACTGCAATTGACGTTAACCAAAGGCCAATGTAGTTTACGAAGGGGTATATTAGGAATGTGAGGAAGTAGAGGAGTGTTGATGCTTCAAATAGTATTCTCCTCTTGGCTGAATCTAGCCTTGCGTTAACCCACATTGTAGCAATGAATAATGACACTGAAATAATACTACTTAGTAACCCCACCTCAGCCTCAGTGGAGTTGAAATACTCCCTAGCTATTAACGGTACCGTGGTCTGTATCATATTGTTGCTTGCCCTAGCCATAAACGTGAATACGAGTAGGATAATGATGGCTTGCATTAAGTCTCTTCCCTCTGAATTAATTAAGGAGCCTAGCTTACTCATATTTCGTTTTCTAAAGGCCTAAACCCGGTACCTTTTATAAAACTTACCCGGACAGATATATAGATCCACACTAAATATAAATAACCAATATAGTAATATATAATTATCAACACCGCTAAGCCAGCACTATTAATGCATTAATTAACATGAGGCTCATATTTATAAACAGATGAACCGCACTCGAATACGTGGGAAGCAGCATTAGCGCCATTGTTGATGGGATTGTGGGTGGTTGCGTAGATGGATACGTTGAAAAACATACCTTTAAGAGCGGGTCTAGGTATATTATAAAACCAAGCAACATGTTCATTGAACTCCACGTAATAAGTGAGGGCGATAACATTTGTGTGGAGATTTGGGACCATGAAACCAGTGCAGCCCCTGTGTATGCGCAGAGCTTTAGGGATAATGAATTCGAGGAGTCGGTAAACTACATAATTTGCAGGATATATCAATTATTAATGATCAAGAAAATGATGAGCATTAGACCTGAATCTGAAACCCCTCTAAGTTTAAAAGCCACGGCAGTTAAGCATTAAGGAGATTGAGTGATCATGGGCCCTAGCGCTGATTAATAATGATGAGGATGAATCCTTCCTCACAGGCTTAATAGTTTTAATTAAGGCGCCCTTAGGTAGTTAACTAAATGTATCAACCGCATAATTCATTTATATACGCTAATTAATCCAGACTCCAATGCTTGATGATAAGTCAAGGGAATTACTAATGGAGGCTCAATACAACTTCCCGATAACTGATAGGCCATTTCTAGAATTGGCCAGGAGGATTGGGGTCACTGAGGATTGGGTTATTGATTCATTAAGGAGGTTTAAGGAATTAGGCCTAGTAAGGAGGATTGGGGCTCTGGTTAATTATAGGGCTAGGGGCATGGTGTCGGCATTAGTGGCTTTAAGGGTTAGGGATGATTTAGTTAATGAAGTGGCCGCTGAGATTAATAGGGATAAGTACGTGACTCATAATTTCCTCAGGCTTCATAATAGGTATAACATATGGTATGTAACTAAGGCAACCAGTAAGGGGGAGCTTGAGGATAAGGTGAGGAGCGTGGTTAATAAGTTCGCATTAAGCCCAGAGGACTACGTAATACTTTACGCTGAGAAGACCTATAAAATTGATGTTAAATTTGATTTAAATGTCGGAGTTTCTAGGGCTAAGGTGCATAGATTACCTGAGACCAATCTTAAACTTGAGGATGTGGGATTACCCCTGGAGTTCTATGAGATGATTAAATCAATAAACATTGTTAAGGAACCATTCAATGAAATTAAGGATAAGTTCAAAATACCGATAAGCAGGATGACTGAGTTAATAGGGGAGTTAAGGGATAAGGGTGTTATAAGGGACTTCTACGCAATGATCGACCCTGACCTCGCAGGCTTTAAGGCCAACGCCATGGTTACCTTCAGTATAAGTGACTGTGAAGAGGTTGCTAATATTGATGAGGCAACTCATGTTGTTAAGAGGATTATTGTTCCAGGTAAGTGGAACCACAACTGCTACTTCATGATTCACGGAGTTAACTATAACATAATAAGTAGTATTGTACAGGATAGGTTAAGTAAACTTGGGGTTACTGAATATGATGTATTACCAAGCATACGTAACCTGCTACCGAATATGGCTAGGAGGATTGAACAGTAGACTTAAATGCATTATAGTGTCAATAAATGTAAATAAAATACTTTACAATAATACCATTTACTGAAGAGGGTTCCCTATTTTTAATGATTGGTTAAAAGTTTAAAAGCCATTTCATAGGCGATTTCATGGTGATTTAATATACCTTACACAATGGCTGTGGTGGCGGATGCACCTATACCGAGTAGGAGTAATAGGGACCTCTACTACAGTATTAGGGCTAAGGGGCATGTGGCTAAGTATATTTCAATCTCACGATTATCAATAAAGCTTGATGGAAGTGATGTCAGTGTAGTTGTTGGTGATAATAAGGTGGCTATTGATGGGGTCTTCCTAAGAAGCATAGGCTTCCTAATAGATGTTGAGCAATTCTTCCACAGGGTTAGTGTATTGAGGACCCTTGAGGACTCTGGTACAG from the Caldivirga maquilingensis IC-167 genome contains:
- a CDS encoding Lrp/AsnC family transcriptional regulator is translated as MLDDKSRELLMEAQYNFPITDRPFLELARRIGVTEDWVIDSLRRFKELGLVRRIGALVNYRARGMVSALVALRVRDDLVNEVAAEINRDKYVTHNFLRLHNRYNIWYVTKATSKGELEDKVRSVVNKFALSPEDYVILYAEKTYKIDVKFDLNVGVSRAKVHRLPETNLKLEDVGLPLEFYEMIKSINIVKEPFNEIKDKFKIPISRMTELIGELRDKGVIRDFYAMIDPDLAGFKANAMVTFSISDCEEVANIDEATHVVKRIIVPGKWNHNCYFMIHGVNYNIISSIVQDRLSKLGVTEYDVLPSIRNLLPNMARRIEQ
- a CDS encoding MFS transporter, with amino-acid sequence MQAIIILLVFTFMARASNNMIQTTVPLIAREYFNSTEAEVGLLSSIISVSLFIATMWVNARLDSAKRRILFEASTLLYFLTFLIYPFVNYIGLWLTSIAVGFLLGIIMPNVATASSIIGRDQETRERVIALYTFALSLSLTIGPVIESIILRYFTLRDVFLFFSVFSAIMILLSPKLPFPAEKPGRVKFKLSSIWGRASFRVAIYNNAMYSLPFAMLTAFGGIYAIEYFHANNSLVYLLFSAFFTTSFATRLYISVRPIRDVKYASLSMSMLTIVGLVIMTISPNIYLYAISLAILGVPHGLTYPLSLIVISRDSKDDERNLMNSAFSSIMTIIGILSPIALGVSAELMGLRYMTIIVEASVVAFTWLLYRSLRELNPKASLVKNTPNLIR